The following proteins are encoded in a genomic region of Bacillus sp. FJAT-22090:
- a CDS encoding S9 family peptidase: MAKRKLEAKDLFKLHSITSPVLSPSGKEAVFIRTQMDEKDNKYYAHLYHLNLNTEEITQWTHKKERVSSPKWSRDGKYIAFLSNREEKNQIYILPSAGGEAKQLTTMEKGISSYLWSPCGKKIWFTAPLKEGKSWTDEPEKDEKKLPEAYVVDKMKYHADGAGLLPVDVYKQIGSIDIETAEITPFTEGNYQYNLQAVSHDGKKLVIGVNREENQDFSFTQPMYLVDIDTKEETEIINEDGYFGGAAFSKDDQYLAFVGMPRTYQNATHAEVYVYEVNSGIRQIITEGFDAPVGDYAAADFQQGASAPDVVWTDDNHLYFQVSTMGDIRLYFASLEGELYPATGEDEHVYGYDVDSTGTFALVTVSNPIFPGELFRQNLATGERKVLTQFNKDYLNDVELVEPEAIVFKGAKDWDVHGWLMKPVGYEEGNKYPLIVEIHGGPHAMYGNTFFHELQLLAAEGYGVLYVNPRGSHSYSQNFVDAVRGDYGGGDYEDIMAGLDYVLKENDWIDDSRLGVTGGSYGGFMTNWIVGHTNRFKAAVTQRSISNWVSFFGVSDIGYYFTPWQIGADMTDIDKLWDASPLKYAANVETPLLILHSENDYRCPIEQGQQLYITLKAMGKETSFVRFPKADHNLSRVGLPNLRLTRLEQITGWFNKYI, encoded by the coding sequence ATGGCAAAAAGAAAGTTAGAAGCAAAGGATTTATTTAAACTTCATTCTATAACAAGTCCAGTACTATCACCTAGTGGGAAAGAAGCGGTATTTATACGGACACAAATGGATGAAAAGGACAATAAATATTATGCTCATTTATATCATTTAAATTTAAACACAGAAGAAATTACTCAGTGGACACATAAGAAAGAACGAGTATCCTCCCCTAAGTGGTCTAGGGACGGAAAGTATATTGCTTTCTTATCTAATCGCGAAGAAAAGAATCAAATTTATATTCTACCTTCTGCTGGAGGAGAAGCGAAGCAACTTACAACTATGGAAAAAGGAATTTCTAGCTATCTATGGTCACCATGTGGAAAGAAAATTTGGTTTACAGCCCCTTTAAAAGAAGGGAAATCATGGACAGATGAACCAGAAAAGGATGAAAAAAAGCTACCAGAGGCGTATGTAGTAGATAAAATGAAATACCATGCAGATGGTGCTGGACTATTGCCAGTAGATGTTTACAAACAAATTGGCTCGATCGACATAGAGACTGCTGAAATTACTCCATTCACGGAAGGCAACTATCAATATAATTTGCAGGCGGTTTCTCATGATGGGAAGAAGCTTGTTATAGGTGTGAACCGTGAGGAAAATCAAGATTTTTCATTTACCCAACCAATGTATCTTGTCGATATTGATACGAAGGAAGAAACAGAAATAATAAATGAGGATGGTTATTTTGGAGGTGCCGCATTTTCAAAGGATGATCAGTATCTCGCATTTGTTGGGATGCCTCGTACTTACCAAAATGCAACCCATGCAGAAGTATATGTATATGAAGTAAATTCTGGCATACGACAAATAATAACTGAAGGCTTTGATGCACCAGTTGGCGACTATGCGGCTGCAGACTTTCAACAAGGGGCAAGTGCACCTGATGTAGTATGGACAGATGACAATCACTTGTACTTCCAAGTGTCGACAATGGGAGATATACGTCTTTATTTTGCATCATTAGAAGGTGAATTGTATCCTGCAACAGGAGAAGATGAGCATGTGTATGGGTATGATGTGGATTCAACAGGGACGTTTGCGCTAGTTACAGTTAGCAACCCAATATTTCCCGGGGAATTATTTAGGCAGAATTTGGCGACTGGTGAAAGAAAAGTACTTACTCAATTTAACAAGGATTATCTAAATGATGTGGAACTTGTCGAACCAGAGGCTATTGTCTTTAAGGGAGCAAAAGATTGGGATGTGCATGGATGGTTGATGAAACCGGTAGGATATGAAGAAGGCAATAAGTATCCACTTATTGTAGAAATACATGGTGGACCTCATGCGATGTATGGCAACACATTCTTTCACGAGCTGCAGTTGTTAGCAGCAGAAGGATATGGAGTGTTATATGTAAATCCTCGCGGAAGTCATAGTTATAGTCAAAACTTCGTAGACGCAGTTCGTGGTGACTATGGTGGAGGAGACTATGAGGATATCATGGCGGGACTTGATTATGTATTAAAGGAAAATGACTGGATAGATGATTCACGACTTGGCGTTACTGGAGGAAGCTATGGTGGATTTATGACGAATTGGATAGTAGGACATACGAATCGCTTTAAAGCTGCTGTTACTCAACGTTCCATTTCGAACTGGGTAAGCTTTTTTGGGGTATCAGATATCGGTTATTACTTTACTCCATGGCAAATTGGTGCTGATATGACAGATATCGATAAGCTATGGGATGCATCTCCATTGAAATATGCTGCTAACGTGGAAACTCCATTACTTATATTGCACAGTGAGAATGACTACCGTTGTCCTATTGAACAAGGGCAGCAATTGTATATAACACTAAAGGCAATGGGAAAAGAAACAAGCTTTGTCCGCTTCCCAAAAGCGGATCATAATCTATCCAGAGTTGGCTTGCCTAATTTAAGATTGACTCGATTGGAACAAATTACAGGATGGTTCAATAAATATATATAA
- a CDS encoding amino acid permease: MGDNQKLQRGLEQRHITLMSLGAAIGVGLFLGSATAIKLAGPAILISYIVGGIAILIIMRALGEMAVHNPVAGSFSRYAKDYLGPLAGYITGWNYWFLWVVTCMAEITAVGVYMQMWYPDTPSWIWALAALVIMTMVNLITVKAYGEFEFWFALIKIVAILAMIFVGLGVIIFGIGNGGVAVGISNLWSHGGFAPNGITGIFMSLQMVMFAYLGVEMIGVTAGEAKNPKTVIPRAIDTVFWRILLFYVGALFVIMSIYPWDEIGSNGSPFVLMFEQIGIGPAAGIINFVVLTAALSSCNSGIFSTGRMLFNLAEQKQASASFKKISRTGVPSKAIVFSATLLLVGVILNYLVPEKVFIWVTSISTFGAVWTWGIILLSQLKFRKTLSKGEVSRLTYKAIFFPFGSYIALAFLVLVLGLMAYFPDTRIALIVGPIWIIGLVFMYFKNGFDKR, from the coding sequence TTGGGTGACAATCAGAAATTACAACGTGGATTAGAACAACGTCATATCACCTTAATGTCGTTAGGTGCAGCAATTGGAGTAGGATTATTTTTAGGTTCGGCTACTGCTATCAAATTGGCAGGACCAGCAATTCTTATTTCATACATAGTTGGTGGAATCGCTATCTTAATAATTATGCGTGCCCTCGGTGAGATGGCAGTGCATAATCCGGTTGCAGGCTCTTTTAGTAGGTATGCAAAGGATTATTTAGGACCGCTTGCCGGTTATATTACCGGATGGAATTATTGGTTTTTATGGGTTGTAACATGTATGGCAGAGATTACTGCTGTTGGGGTTTATATGCAAATGTGGTATCCGGACACACCAAGCTGGATTTGGGCATTAGCAGCACTCGTTATCATGACGATGGTAAATTTAATCACTGTAAAAGCTTATGGTGAATTTGAGTTTTGGTTCGCCCTTATAAAAATTGTGGCAATCCTTGCTATGATTTTTGTGGGACTAGGTGTGATTATTTTTGGAATTGGTAATGGTGGAGTTGCTGTTGGTATTAGTAACTTATGGTCGCATGGTGGATTTGCACCAAATGGAATCACTGGTATCTTTATGTCTCTACAAATGGTCATGTTTGCATACTTAGGTGTGGAGATGATTGGGGTTACTGCTGGAGAAGCAAAAAATCCGAAAACAGTCATTCCTCGAGCAATTGATACGGTTTTTTGGCGTATTTTATTGTTCTATGTAGGTGCTTTATTTGTCATTATGTCCATTTATCCATGGGATGAAATAGGCAGTAATGGAAGTCCATTTGTGTTAATGTTTGAACAAATCGGCATTGGACCGGCAGCAGGCATTATAAATTTCGTTGTATTAACTGCCGCACTTTCTAGTTGTAATAGCGGAATCTTTAGTACAGGACGCATGTTGTTTAACTTAGCAGAACAAAAGCAAGCATCAGCTTCATTTAAAAAGATTAGTAGGACTGGTGTTCCTTCTAAGGCAATCGTATTCTCCGCAACCTTACTATTAGTAGGTGTCATACTGAACTATCTTGTGCCTGAGAAAGTGTTTATTTGGGTCACAAGTATTTCAACATTCGGAGCTGTTTGGACATGGGGAATTATTTTGTTGTCCCAATTAAAATTCCGTAAAACCCTTTCTAAAGGAGAGGTTTCAAGATTAACGTATAAAGCAATATTCTTTCCTTTTGGTTCTTATATAGCGCTTGCATTTTTAGTGTTAGTGCTCGGACTGATGGCATACTTCCCAGATACACGTATCGCATTAATCGTAGGGCCTATATGGATTATAGGATTGGTGTTTATGTATTTTAAAAATGGATTTGATAAGAGATAA
- a CDS encoding GNAT family N-acetyltransferase, translating into MKLKQVTIRPIVENELSKLWELCAKEEAPEWKKWDAPYFPYEPKTFEQFLEKKHHYINQEDFWGIYVDDLLVGSLCYYWEHEESLWLEMGIVIYDPIYWNGGIGTEALRLWTTHLFRELPLVRVGYTTWSGNERMIKVGEKLGMTMEARLRKCRFYNGVYYDSIRMGILRDEWEKEYDSFA; encoded by the coding sequence ATGAAATTGAAACAGGTGACTATTCGACCTATAGTTGAGAATGAATTATCTAAATTATGGGAACTATGTGCGAAAGAAGAGGCGCCAGAATGGAAAAAGTGGGATGCTCCTTACTTTCCATATGAACCGAAAACTTTTGAACAGTTTTTAGAGAAAAAACATCATTATATAAATCAGGAAGACTTTTGGGGAATCTATGTAGATGATTTACTAGTAGGATCTTTATGCTACTATTGGGAGCATGAAGAATCTCTTTGGCTTGAAATGGGAATTGTTATCTATGACCCTATCTACTGGAATGGTGGTATCGGTACAGAAGCTTTGCGACTGTGGACCACCCATTTATTTCGTGAATTACCCCTCGTGCGCGTGGGCTATACGACTTGGTCGGGCAACGAGCGGATGATTAAAGTTGGAGAGAAGCTAGGAATGACAATGGAAGCACGTCTTCGTAAATGCCGTTTTTATAATGGAGTTTACTATGATTCTATTAGAATGGGAATATTAAGAGATGAATGGGAAAAAGAGTATGACAGCTTTGCTTGA
- a CDS encoding ABC transporter ATP-binding protein, protein MTALLEIKNITKNYWDMKEAKCRLHLFENITVVLQKAERIALLGKSGEGKSTLLRTLALFETLDKGEIYFKGDSAKELDTRQWRMNIAYVAQQSIMLLGTIEDNLKTVSKLHNIPFDEGLAKKYMKDIGLEHLMWNKKAKDLSGGEKQRVALVRTLLLNPPVLLLDEITASLDQQSKEYVELLLEHIHKEKGTSFIWITHDLEQAKKISDRVWYMENGRLAIDSRTEDFFESHHTQVIPDQVML, encoded by the coding sequence ATGACAGCTTTGCTTGAAATTAAAAATATAACTAAAAATTATTGGGACATGAAAGAGGCAAAGTGCCGCCTTCATTTATTTGAGAATATTACCGTAGTTCTTCAAAAGGCGGAGCGTATTGCTTTACTAGGTAAATCAGGAGAAGGGAAAAGTACACTACTACGGACACTTGCTTTATTTGAAACACTTGATAAAGGTGAAATTTATTTTAAAGGTGATTCAGCAAAAGAACTGGATACACGACAATGGCGTATGAATATAGCATATGTTGCTCAGCAATCAATCATGCTCCTAGGAACAATCGAGGATAATTTGAAAACTGTTAGCAAGTTGCATAATATTCCATTTGATGAAGGGCTAGCAAAAAAATACATGAAGGATATAGGACTTGAGCATTTAATGTGGAACAAAAAAGCAAAGGATTTATCTGGTGGAGAGAAACAAAGGGTAGCCTTGGTGAGAACATTATTATTAAATCCACCTGTCCTTCTATTGGATGAAATCACTGCCTCACTTGATCAGCAAAGTAAAGAATACGTAGAGCTGCTTTTGGAACACATACATAAAGAAAAAGGAACATCATTTATTTGGATAACGCATGATCTTGAACAAGCTAAGAAAATCAGTGACCGAGTTTGGTATATGGAGAATGGTAGATTGGCAATTGACTCTCGTACAGAAGACTTTTTTGAAAGTCATCATACTCAAGTAATTCCTGATCAGGTGATGTTATGA
- a CDS encoding ABC transporter permease, with the protein MSFVALSFTLLFVVITMLLSVWQKLDLEKDIAVGTIRAAIQLLAVGYVLQFVFQSENILIIVLIICIMIIVAASNAAKRAKGMTGVFWRIIISIATMEVLMMGLLLGLQIIEATPQYIIPLSGMTIGNAMVACGLFLTQLKRETESSKGEIETLLSLGATSRQAVQEVLKRSVKFSMIPTIDAMKTVGLVQLPGMMTGMIIAGADPVEAVRYQILIVFVFTSSSAITSMMLSMLCYKHLFTKDLQLKDWRE; encoded by the coding sequence ATGAGTTTTGTTGCACTCAGCTTCACGTTATTATTCGTTGTTATTACCATGCTCCTATCCGTTTGGCAAAAGCTCGATCTTGAAAAAGATATTGCAGTTGGTACTATTCGCGCGGCTATTCAGCTTCTAGCAGTAGGCTATGTACTGCAATTTGTGTTTCAATCAGAAAATATCCTCATTATTGTATTAATTATTTGCATCATGATTATAGTTGCAGCTAGTAATGCTGCCAAACGTGCTAAAGGTATGACAGGGGTCTTTTGGAGAATTATTATTTCCATAGCAACGATGGAAGTTTTAATGATGGGACTATTACTTGGATTGCAAATAATTGAAGCAACCCCTCAGTACATTATTCCTCTTAGTGGAATGACAATTGGAAATGCTATGGTTGCGTGTGGATTATTTTTAACGCAATTAAAACGAGAAACAGAAAGCTCCAAAGGTGAAATTGAAACTCTTCTCTCCTTAGGTGCCACAAGTCGACAGGCTGTACAGGAAGTACTAAAACGTTCCGTGAAATTTAGTATGATTCCTACAATTGATGCGATGAAAACTGTAGGGCTTGTGCAGCTACCTGGAATGATGACAGGAATGATTATAGCAGGTGCAGACCCAGTGGAGGCTGTACGATATCAGATATTGATAGTCTTTGTTTTTACAAGCTCCTCTGCAATTACGAGTATGATGTTAAGTATGCTTTGTTATAAACATTTATTTACAAAGGATTTGCAATTGAAGGATTGGAGAGAATAA
- a CDS encoding NUDIX hydrolase codes for MKPIVIIEQAPTRVTVKYDPTPFHLPKSIQERHQLFWEQLKKNNKQFRNGEVFTITDINKTSDELQIKVVKTDYKHFLYTLHHADCTYPCRVIFTCMAVITNDHHIAFGRMNQHTSTPGRLQFTGGGLDETDLDGFVFNLERSIAKELEEEMGLSVDSPFSKSFKPKFIKNKGTYDFWAIMFELKVDYSMKELQALFQHHNESLLEKGEQPEFDEFLFIKLNKESVQSFIQNDPSLKEDYLGPILLKYIED; via the coding sequence GTGAAGCCGATAGTAATCATTGAACAAGCTCCTACTCGAGTAACAGTTAAATATGATCCGACGCCTTTCCATCTACCGAAAAGCATCCAAGAGCGACATCAGTTATTTTGGGAACAGCTAAAAAAGAATAACAAACAGTTTCGGAATGGAGAAGTATTCACTATTACTGATATAAATAAAACTAGTGATGAACTTCAAATAAAAGTTGTAAAAACAGACTACAAACATTTTTTATATACACTTCATCACGCAGATTGTACATACCCTTGTAGAGTCATTTTTACATGTATGGCGGTTATTACGAATGATCATCACATTGCTTTTGGGCGAATGAATCAACATACATCGACTCCGGGAAGATTACAATTTACAGGTGGAGGACTGGACGAGACTGACTTAGATGGCTTTGTATTTAATTTGGAGAGAAGTATAGCAAAAGAGTTAGAAGAAGAAATGGGATTAAGTGTTGATTCTCCATTTTCCAAATCATTCAAACCTAAGTTTATTAAGAATAAGGGGACATATGATTTTTGGGCTATTATGTTCGAGTTGAAAGTGGATTATTCTATGAAGGAGCTTCAAGCCTTATTTCAACATCACAATGAAAGTCTTCTAGAAAAAGGCGAGCAACCAGAGTTTGATGAGTTTCTATTTATCAAATTAAATAAAGAGAGCGTGCAGTCCTTTATTCAGAACGATCCATCTTTAAAGGAAGATTATTTAGGGCCTATTTTGTTAAAGTACATCGAAGATTAG
- a CDS encoding HAD-IIIA family hydrolase, giving the protein MDQIKNIEAIFIDRDGTIGGTGHFIHPKNFMPYEFSTDAFKLLKEHGTRMFAFTNQHRISRKEASITEFQEEFLSFGFHDAFICPHSEENACMCHKPKPGMLIEAARKHNLELKNCVVIGDVGSTDMLAAHAVGALKILVLTGWGKSSLHQHREIWKDVEPDHIAQNLLEAVKWLLKIPQKTPVRN; this is encoded by the coding sequence ATGGATCAAATAAAAAACATAGAAGCAATATTCATTGATAGAGATGGAACAATTGGTGGCACAGGTCATTTTATTCATCCTAAGAATTTTATGCCTTATGAATTCAGTACAGATGCATTTAAATTACTAAAAGAGCATGGCACTCGAATGTTTGCATTCACAAATCAACATAGAATTAGCAGAAAAGAAGCATCAATCACAGAGTTTCAAGAGGAGTTTCTTTCATTCGGCTTCCATGATGCATTTATTTGTCCACATAGTGAAGAAAATGCTTGTATGTGTCATAAACCTAAACCTGGTATGTTAATAGAAGCCGCTAGGAAACATAATTTAGAGCTAAAAAATTGTGTCGTAATCGGGGATGTTGGATCAACAGATATGCTAGCTGCTCATGCTGTTGGTGCGTTGAAAATATTAGTCCTAACTGGTTGGGGAAAAAGCTCCTTACATCAACATCGAGAGATCTGGAAAGATGTAGAACCAGATCATATTGCACAAAATTTGTTGGAAGCGGTCAAATGGCTGCTAAAAATCCCACAAAAAACCCCAGTGAGAAATTAA
- a CDS encoding S66 family peptidase, with translation MTLLNRLKQGDKIGIYSPSSPITYSSPKRYKRAKSFLESKGLQIVEGNLTGKRDYYRSGSILERANELNELIRDPDVKCIMSTIGGTNSNAILPYIDYKAFKKDPKIMIGYSDATAILLGIYAQTGIPTFYGPALVPSFGEFEPFVHYTFDYFNEILIEQQQTPFTIPTPPYWTDEPLNWEEKTEEKENRSNEWVCLNGGSAQGRLIGGNLNAMYGFWGSPYMPKIKEGDILLIEDTMKTASVVEKNFNLLKLNGVFDRVGGIILGKHELFDNQGTGRTPSDILLETIGQPSIPILTEFDCCHTHPMLTMPIGRNIKLDATNKKVTIIEQWIK, from the coding sequence ATGACACTATTAAATCGACTAAAGCAAGGAGATAAGATTGGGATATATTCACCGTCTTCTCCTATCACTTATTCATCCCCTAAGAGATATAAAAGAGCAAAGTCTTTTTTAGAATCCAAAGGGTTACAGATAGTTGAAGGAAATCTAACTGGCAAGCGTGATTATTATCGTTCTGGAAGTATACTGGAACGGGCAAATGAATTGAATGAACTCATTCGTGACCCAGACGTCAAATGTATTATGTCAACAATTGGTGGAACTAATTCGAATGCAATTTTGCCTTATATCGACTATAAAGCATTTAAGAAGGATCCTAAAATAATGATTGGCTATTCCGATGCAACTGCTATTTTGTTAGGAATTTATGCACAAACTGGGATTCCAACTTTTTACGGTCCAGCTTTGGTCCCTTCTTTTGGAGAATTTGAGCCTTTTGTGCACTATACATTCGATTATTTCAATGAAATATTAATCGAACAACAGCAAACTCCATTTACTATTCCAACTCCTCCTTATTGGACAGATGAGCCACTTAATTGGGAGGAGAAAACAGAAGAAAAAGAAAACAGAAGCAATGAGTGGGTTTGCTTAAATGGAGGTTCTGCCCAAGGAAGATTAATTGGTGGTAATTTAAATGCTATGTATGGTTTTTGGGGAAGCCCCTATATGCCTAAGATTAAAGAAGGAGATATTCTCTTAATAGAAGACACGATGAAAACAGCTTCCGTTGTGGAAAAGAATTTTAACCTGTTAAAACTGAACGGTGTATTTGATCGTGTAGGTGGAATCATTTTAGGAAAACACGAGCTGTTTGATAATCAAGGAACGGGAAGAACACCATCTGATATCTTACTAGAAACAATTGGACAACCGTCCATCCCTATTCTTACTGAATTTGATTGTTGCCATACTCATCCCATGCTCACGATGCCCATTGGAAGAAATATAAAATTAGATGCAACTAATAAAAAAGTAACCATTATCGAACAATGGATCAAATAA